A stretch of DNA from Saccharomyces eubayanus strain FM1318 chromosome IX, whole genome shotgun sequence:
ttttcaaatcgttaacttgttcttttaaattttcaatagtatTGAACATCGTCTGCCACATGTAGATCATATCCGTAGTGAGCACTGAAGatatttgttcttgttgttgtggatCCCGCGGTAGTTGTAAAGGCATTGTTTGCTGAAAGAAAGGCGATGGAGGAGTTTGCAGAATCAAATTGTCAGTTGGTGCTGATGACAATAACGAAAATTGAATAGGACTGATGAATGAGGGTTCTACTTTAGCATCTAAATCTGGTACAGATTCTAGCTTATCAATATTCATGCTGGACCGAATGTGCTCTGGCGTACTTAAAACATTagtactattattattattattattattaatgttattattattattattattaatatgattatttctattattattaacattgttattgttgtcgTTGGTAGTATTTTTGGCTGGCCTCAAAGTTTTTTGCGATTTGAGGATGATGTTTCCATTCACAAAGCTAAAGGTGTTTTGTAACTGTAGTAGTAAAAACTGCATTCTTGATAATTTCGGCGCGTCGATGTTGAAGTTCGAGTCTGTCtcttgttttgatttcttcttcttctgttttattttctttgaaggatGTACttttaaagattttgaGTATAAGACCTTAAACCTGTCATGACACTGGCGGGAGTTTCTTTCATATCCATACTGTTGAAATAAGATCTTTGAGatctttttccaaaagtttttcattggCTTAAAATACTCTACGAATGTCAATAGCTGAGAGTTATTCATTATTGTAGTAATGAACGCTATGTCTTCAGGctctttccatttttttctaatcTGTCTTgctgaagaggaagatgaatTAGAATGAGTTGGCtcgttttcatcaatggaACCCGAGTTCGAGTTCgagtttgaatttgaattcgaGCCGGAAATTCTCCTTGGGGTAATCAAAGAGTAATCGGAACCCGTTTCTTCATTGAAGTTTGAAGTAATGGGAGTGGTTAGGTTCGGTGAGTAACCGGGgaaacttttctttctggtGTTCGATTCATCCATTACGTTAAATTTTGGTTGAAGGTATTCCAAATACATTTTAAAAGTATCagaaataaaggaaaaaaactaaatacAACGACTGAAACAGTTAATCGAAAACAAcagaatatataatatattacCATGAACGGTAAACCGAGAAgcaaatgagaaaaaaaaagagatatTAAAAGGCAGATCAAACcgacaaagaaaaaaaaaaagggtaGTTCCAGTGTTACCAAAAATAttcagtttttctttgctctgaaaaaggaagaagaagattccAAGAGAAACAATGAATACCCTATTGAATGTGGTAATAAAGACAATACGACTGATCCCtgtttatatacatacagCTAAACATCTGTTCAACCAAAAAAGTATTATGCAAGAAATCAACGAAGCAAGGAACAAGCATAACCACCTGCCCACCTGTCTACTCCCAAAAAAGCTTATAGGCACTCAACCCTGGGTGCTAGGGAGGACGACACATTTTAGCTTTGCAACAACAAGATGTCATATGCGGTGTAGACCTTGCAAGATCAACTCTACTGTCTGCAGGCTGCGGCAaataacagaaaaaaattcattccCGTCGATAAAACCTGACTGACCCCTCCGGCTTACGTTTCCTTGATAATCCAAATCTGGAAAGCGACAACCTCGAAGATTCCTATTTCCGTAATTTAAGTTCACCTCCAGGCAAGCAGCTTATAGCACATTTACGTAAGAGAGCGATGTGTAGATCTTTTAAAGTTTCTTTCAAGCAAAtctgaaagaaaagaagcaggAGGGAACAAACGTGAAGCAGGAGCACCCAGCCACAAAAAACCCCGCGGGACAATTGTTCTGCGCATTTTTCATCGTTTGTCCTAAGACAAAGTCCTAACACAGGGCAACAGCTTTGTCTGCGCCCTCCTAAAGCAGCCACCTCGTTTAGTTTAGCGTGCTTATATAAGCAAATAAACGAAAAGCCTGAGAACCTGCATCGGCCGGCCATGTGAACGGATTATGTAgttgattttcttcttcttctctatTAGAATCCTGAGAGTCCAGGCGCGTGCATAtgcaagagaaagaaaaaagaagaagaaagacgTCTTGCAGGAAAGCCCACTTGCATACTGCGTGCGAGTGGGGGCATATATAACTTTTGTGTTAGGGAGACTCCGAAAATTAGTCACCGCGTTTTGCAGATAGTGTGGAAAGCAGATAGCCAAaggcaagaagaaaaaaaaagacttGACCCTCTCAGCACAGTCAGCCAAAAAACATACAATACTTCGATAaacaagaggaaaaatACTGTGCCGGGCCTTGGCTTTTCGACTATTTTTCCACTAAACACAtatgaataaaaaatacatatCTCGTCACGTGGGTTAAGCTTCTGCCGGTATCAACGACCGGAAGGAGCAAGCGAAAACTCAAATCGAGGCCACTTGCCGATTTCGGTCCAGCCCAGCCACTTTCGGCCTAGAATCATTCATCGGTTAGCTTTTCTTGGTATTCTAGCATTCCCGCGGCTGCGCACAGAATGGGACGCTGAGAAAGAGACAACCACGTTTTTCACACAAAACAGGTCGAACCGGGGAACCCGACAAATTCACATGCTGATCGGCATCACCCGCACCGGGCGGAGAATTGCCATTACCCGTTGGGTGGCTCTTccattttttatcattcttgtttttaGCCCTGGAAGATTGGTAAAcagcaaaaagaaatgagaagaaagaaaagaatatgtattatttgaagttaaagaaaacaggCAACCattgattttcatttttttcaccatcCCATCTCTACTTTTAGTTAGCACACTTACGTTGTTATAACAAGTTAGCGAGAAATCTACAATTCTACAACGCAAAGTAAACAAACATGACATTTTTATGTGGGTCAGCTTCAACATCGAATAAACCAATCGAAAGAAAAATCGTCATTCTAGGTGATGGTGCCTGTGGTAAGACCTCGTTACTGAACGTGTTCACCAGAGGTTATTTCCCGGAAGTGTACGAACCcactgtttttgaaaactataTTCATGATATCTTTGTCGACAGTAAACACATCACGCTATCTTTGTGGGATACTGCCggccaagaagaatttgacAGGTTACGATCCTTGTCATATTCAGATACCCAATGCATAATGCTATGTTTCAGTATCGATTCACGCGATTCCTTGGAGAACGTCCAGAACAAATGGGTGGGTGAAATTACTGACCACTGTGAAGGCGTTAAATTGGTCTTGGTTGCGCTGAAATGCGATTTGAGaaacaatgaaaacgaaTCGAACGCTATCACACCGAACAATATCCAACAACAGGACATCAACGTTTCCAGtggcaacaacaacaacataaACAGTAACTCTAATGCTAAGAATCTAATAAGCTATGAAGAAGGCCTTGCCATGGCTAAGAAAATTGGTGCCTTGCGTTATTTGGAGTGTAGTgcaaaattaaataaaggTGTTAATGAAGCATTCACGGAAGCAGCAAGAGTTGCTTTAACCTCGGGGCCAGTAGCAACTGAAGCGAAGAGCGACGATGGATCCGGCTGTACCATTATGTAGTCCAAAGAGAGACGCACGCCATAAGACAAAAAATTAgagaccaaaaaaaaaaacaatatataATAAGTTGGGGAGGCCAATGTATTTCCTtttatttgtattttttatgTAATTATTACTACtgctaaaaataaacaaaaaaaattttatttcaaacttACCGCCATGCTACGTTATGTTTCCTTACCCTCTAACATATCTTCTAGGTAGGTGGAGGGTgtaacttttcttctagcTTCCACAGATAACAGATTCCCCCTACTGCGAGAGCTTTTAGAGCTATTATCACTCCCTGGTGAGCTCTGTAGTGTCCGATGTGGCGAAACTGCAATTTTGGCGGGTTTCTTTATGTCCTCCgccattttcttctcatcGGTATTATCAGATGACGAAACAGACGATGAAGAGACTGTAGAAACCAAAGAATTTGAGGATTCGCTGTTACTCGTCATTGTGAATGGTTTTTGAATCAATCGAGGGCTTTCCTGATAAAGCTTAGATAGCCTTGTCTTGTTTAAAATATCACCTGTTGGCGAAATAAAGAGGGAGTTTCTGTTCGAATTTGAAACTAATCCAGACAAAGATCTTTCGAAATCGATCGGTGATGTTACCTTCTCGTTCACATTCTGAGAAATTAGCCCAATTTTCACGGAATCATCTCTAGTAATGTCATCACAATCATGGACACCATCTTGGTAATGATCGTTGGCAGAGTCTTGGTATGGAGAGTCGCCGTAGTATTGAGTATTCTGTGGTGAGAACATTTTTGACTCATAATCTTGAACGCTTTTAGTCAACCTGTGTGAAGAATACGTTACCATTGTCCACCATACTAATATTGCTAAAAATATTGCACCCACAATGGCACCCACTATAATAAAAACTGTACCACTAGGCACACTGCTGGTACCTATGATATATGGATTCCCATTTTTGGAAGGTGGAGTAATACTAGAGAGGATAGAAGATGATGTTGAAGTGGATGAAAGTGAGGCagaagaattagaagaGGCAACAGATGTTATAGAACTGACTGAAGTAGCAGTCGTTGAAGTACCGGCTGCTACTGAAGTAGCGGTGGTTGTTGAAGCAGCGGATGTGGTTAACTTTGGCAAACCTCTCTTAACAGCGGTGATGATGGCCATTTTTGcttatatttttgatttgattcTTACTCACTTTCTGCAGTactatatttttattataacTGATGACTTATaatattgttatttttgtAGCAATGTGAAAACCTTCTGGATGATCCAGCTAGTTCATCATATATCCACGCCACATTCTTTTCATCGCcggattttcttttcatcctctgattttttttttctgctaTTTTTAGAGTGTGTGACAAAGTTGTTTCAAGAACAATACAGAATTCCTTGACCAAAACGGAAGGTGAGGTAAttaagctttttttctctctgAGAAAACCCTGCACGCCGCATGCCAacgactttttttttttttttcggaTCGGGAAATGTCACTTAGCCCCATTCGCGGCGCCAGACCGTTTTTAAAGGTTCTTTACCTCTTTTAGGCACTGACGCGCAAACAAGGTTTATGAGTAAATCAATTCTGTCTTGAAAAGTGAAATGCAAAAGCTTCTGCAAAGAAACCGatttaaaagaagaagcgcATTGCGTCTACACATCTACCCACACAGATTCCATTAGATTGACAACACTCTATTCCAAGCCTTGCTAGGCCAAGTATGAAACATATTTTCTTACTTTAACCATGCCAAACGCCTTAAGctacaaaaataaaacttgACATGACTATTGGGCGTTTTCAATACACTACGAATCAAGacgaaacaaaaagaaaacagcCAGGCGAGGAGTAAATGACATGTTTGAATTAAAAACTGGCAAAGTTCTTATCGTTaagataaaaaatgtattCGAAAACTTGCTTACCTTCTCAAcccttttccttcttcgGCCCAAAAAAGACAAGGTCTCCAAAACAAACCTGATGTTTTTGAGTAACGATGCCATCTTAACCGAGGCCCAGTAATGGTATAAGTAATTGTTATCATAATAGAGCATTTGAGCCTAACACAGTAAGCCGGGTGATACTTTTCTAAAAAGGAGtcagaaatttttttaattgatatttatttgaaagacTTATATGATTGCGACATAGATACTTTATGGACCTGCCGcttttttccatttagTTAATCACGAtgattaaaaaaattcgaGCTTTTTAACAATGACCGCGTAATTGGCGCCGTCGCGTCCTTTGGTTTGTTATCTCTCCGTTATTCCGCTGactcattttttctttattttttaccCTGATTTCTATACGTATTTCATCCTGACTTTCGGGATTATATAAAGTGAAAAGTAtctcaatttcttgaattggTTTCGACGAAGCAGGTACAATTCGTCACACCTACTTAACCCGCCCCACATTTAAACAGCAAGAAGTGTGTGATATATACCAGAAAAGCATTATggtttttgatttggaaaaaattgttagaccaaaaatatataacTTGGAACCTTACCGTTGTGCTAGAGATGATTTCACAGAGGGTATATTGCTAGACGCCAACGAAAATCCTCATGGACCCACCCAAAATGAATTGATTAAAAGCAATTTACACCGTTATCCAGATCCTCATCAATTGGAATTTAAAACAGCAATGACCAAATACAGAAACAAAACCAGTAGTTATTCCAATGACCCGGCCGTAAAACCTCTAACTGCTGATAATTTGTGTTTAGGAGTGGGTTCCGATGAAAGCATTGATGCAATTATTAGGGCCTGTTGTGTTCCgggaaaggaaaaaatcttgGTTCTGCCACCGACGTATTCTATGTACTCTGTTTGTGCAAATATCAATGATATAGAAGTTGTTCAATGCCCTTTGGTTGTTTCTGACAATTCCTTCCAAATGAATGTCGAAGGTGTGCTAACCATCTTAGAAAATGATCCATTGATTAAGTTAGTATTTGCTACTTCACCAGGTAATCCAACTGGGGCCAAGATTAAGACAAGTTTGATTGAACAAGTCTTACAAAATTGGCAAAATGGGTTAGTCATTGTTGATGAGGCTTATATAGATTTCTGCGGTGGGTCTACTGCACCACTAGTCACCAAGTACCCAAACTTAGTAACTCTACAAACACTATCCAAATCGTTTGGTCTAGCCGGCATTAGATTGGGTATGACATATGCTTCAAAGGATTTAGCCAAGATTTTGAATGCAATGAAGGCACCTTACAATATCTCTTCTCTGGCTTCTGAATATGCTTTAAAAGCCGTTCAGGACCATAATCtaacaaaaatggaagaCACCGCCAGATCGATTAACGAAGAGAAGATGCGTCTCTTAAAAGCGTTAACTGCTTTGGAATATGTCGATGACCAATACGTGGGTGGGTTGGATGCAAATTTCATCCTACTACGAATCAACGGTGGTGACAACACTTTAGCAAAGAAACTATACTATCAATTGGCCACTCAGTCGGGCGTTGTTGTTAGATTTAGGGGTAATGAATTGGGCTGTACTGGATGTCTAAGAATCACCGTTGGTACCCATGATGAAAATACACAATTAATAAACAGTTTTAAAGAGACTCTGTATAAGTTGGCCAACAACAATTAGATAAGCCAACTCATGTGCATTTACTATACAAACCCGCCacgtttttctttacatACATTATTTAGTGCCACTTTTCTATTAATGACAACCTAAATCATGAACATTGTGCAGTCTCGATTTCTacattatttatatttgcTTCTTCCATCATAAAAAATGGTTTATAATAACCGTATTAAGTCGCAACTATAGCTAGATAGACTAATATTTACCCAGGTTTAGATTCTTTAAAAAGCCGccaatttgtttcttcGTATTCAAAGTCAACCCAACTTCTACGACTTTGGATCCATTTATGTCTTTagtcaaagaagaagatgactCCAATGATGTAGTTTCTTTACTTTCATCCTTCAATTGCAACCTACTTACTTCATCTCGCAAAGACTTTATTTCCTGCAATAATCCACCACGTGTGAAAGATTCCTTAGCGAGCTTCGCCACTAATGGATTTTCATCCAACCTCTTGTTTTTTacagaaaataattttAAAATGTTCAacatttcttcaacatgATTGATTTCGGCAGAAACCTTGGATAACTTCTGACGTAGTGCTGTTTGCATCTTAAATTGGTGCGTACTGAGATCTTTAACGAATTCACTCGAGGCCTCATTGAAATGagataaaaacaagaacTGCTCTTTTGCATCCATAAGATCGTCATTTACACTTGCGAtatctttttcaatgtaACTCGAcgctttttcttccaattcctTAACGTTAGCGCTCGTTACTTGCATATGTTCTGACTTAACATCGTTAAGGATGTTCGACAAAAGTTCTGCCTCTGGTATTCTCCAGGTGTACATGTTATTGACAGAATGTATTGTACGTGTTTCAAGCTGGGTGCTTGATTGgtcaataaaaaaactgtccatattttggatattttctttaagaaCAGAAAATTCAGCCTCGACCATTTGAAACGTGCTTTCAATCAACCGCAAGGTGGAATTTTGTGAAAGAAAGGGAATATTGGATACTTTCGCGCCAGTGTAGTATTCCATCAATGGTTTTGGTTTGTATTGTTCGGCTAAATAGTTTTCATCACCTTCAAACGCTTGTACCGAAAAATTGCTTGTCTCAACAGGTTCAGTTTGAATATCATTGTCAACTACTTCCTTTTCGACAGTTTGGGTATAATGGTGCTTTACAGGTACGACATCTGTCTGAACTTCATTCTCCTGGGAACTTTCAGAAAGATCTGTTTGTATACCAGACTCGACgtaattcttttcaagtgAAGTTTGTACACTAGAATCAGCAGAATGTTCCTCATCATTTACTGGTGGAGCTTCTCCACCACGAGGGAATTCATCGGTATTTATATCTTCTAACTTGTCGTAGGATTCAGAAATACTTTCTTCCCGATCACTAGTTGATGGGTTATCCTCACCAGAATCTTCTgtttcattgttttgatATGCATCTTGTTCGCTCAcagcatcttcttcagaattGTGGTCTTGAAATTCTTTTACTGCCCTATTTGGCTCAAACTCCTCTTCTGAGCCATTGCCGTCCTCTTGTTCTCCTTCTTGTGTTTCTTGATCGATATTTTCATCAGTATCTGATGCTTCATCTGTTGATTTGGGGTTGACACCATATTTAGCAACATGGTTGCTATCTTTGGATCCCGTTTCAAGCTTTTCAATAGTGTTCTCATCTTGCGGTATTACATTCTTCCGCTCGTCCTTCTGTTGGTTATAAGTGCTAAAGACTTGTTCCGGGGTGTTCTCGGAATTCACACCATTTGATTCAGAACTAGCGTCgctttcttcttggctgctctcttcttcagaagTTTCCTTATTACTCTCTTTTCCTTTAGGCAAAAAaggattttcttctcttgtaTTTTGATCCTTCGAGGTTAGCGCTTCTTTCTCACAGCTTTCGCTATGATTAGTTCCTTCTTTTGATAACGAAGGTACCTCTTTAGAAGCACTTGGTGCCATAAACATGCTATTGTTGTTTAGAGTGGAGTTCCCGAAGGAAAAAGCGGGAGTGGTGGAGCTGGGTTTTTTGATATTAGTCGCGAAAGCTGAGAAAGGTGATTCGGATTTTGCTTTTACATTATTCTCAAAAACAGGGTTCTCCAAATCGTTTATATTGATATTAGCactcttttttattgtttcaGTGAGTCTACCAATGGAGGATTCGGGTCTATCATCTTCCACAACTCCATTATTGGTATTCGAGGTTAGTTCAGCTAATCTACTAGGCGTTTGTTCTACAGTAGTGTCCGTTAGGTCATTATCGCTTATGCTTgaatcatcgtcttcattaTCATGCTCATCATCGTACTCATTATCGTTTTTGTCATCAACTTCGCTAGCGGAGCCCTTTTCTATTGTTTCGACTTCAGTACTGTTTTTTGCGAGGGAACTGAATGGTGAAGTCTTGCCCAGttgagaagaaaatggcGAAGACTGAGTACCAAAATTGATATGGGTATCAGTGTTCGAAAAATTTGAGACGCCAGAGGACCCGAAAGCCGGGGTTCCAAAGCTTATGGTATTGGTACCAGTGTCCACTGAATTCAAAGCGTTTGAAAAACCAGAAGACCCAAGGGTAGAGTTTCCAAAACTGAAGGCATTGGTATTTGTTTGCTTAGACGTGTTAAGATCAACACCAAATAGTGTGGAAGAGGGTTCTGTATTCTTCTTAGAAGAAAACGCACTCAATGCACTAACTGCAGGTTTTGCGGCGGCAGAACCTGAGTCAAAAGATTCTTTAGTAATAGATGCAAAGGGTGATGAACTGAAGGTAGGCTTTCCAAACGTAGATACAGATGTTGATGGCTCATTGGCGGTAGTTCCAAATGCAGGTGTACCGAAAGAAGATTTGCCAAAAGCAGATTCAGAAGTAGACGACTCTGAAGCTACAGCCCCAAATGCAGGTTTACCAAAAGAAGGTTTACCGAAGGCAGGTGCAGAAGCTGAAGGTTCGGCAGCCGTAACTTCAGAACCAAATGCGGCTGAACCAAAAGAAGGCTTACCAAAGGCAGATGCAGGAATGGATGGTTCTTTAGTGAAAGTTCCGAAAGCAGGCTTACCAAACGCCGGCTTCCCGAAAGCAGTGCCGGTGGCACTTTGTTCATTAGATGCAGTACCAGAATCAACAGATGGGTTTGATAATGAACTGAAGGAAAATCCCGATGATCCAAACGAGGAGGCGCTGAAGGCTGATGCATTTTGCGATTGCAAGCTGTTGGAAGTGCTGGGTTGCTCCTTTTTGAGGAAGCTAAAGCCTGAGGTATTTGGTGATATGAACGGATTATCAGATGGAGAGGATGtactttgttctttttcttgttctttttcttgttcttgttctaccgtattatttctttctaaGGTCAAAGGTGCCGTAAATGGAAGGTTAGAGCCTGAGGCTGGCATCTCACTTCCTTCAGATTCCAATTTTATGTTATAGTTACCATTCTTGATTGAGGCAACATGGAATAATCCTACGATCTGTAAGTTACCTTCGTTATTTAAGATGTAAACAAGTGGTAACCTCTCT
This window harbors:
- the NUP159 gene encoding FG-nucleoporin NUP159, whose product is MSSLQDEVSTETSEDFGFKFLGQKQILPPFNEKPPFASLQNLAISNSKSLFIAASGNKVVIGELQMLKDRITSDSNPIPLVFKWENEVVDVIFVCFNGGQGLIATRDTLYSINLEKLGELQTVFSFETPICQLKDFDNTLIYLSTNNNLSTLDLKTKSTNQLAQNVASFDLANSQLLVLLKDRSFRNFSLQKGTPEKTFEFSIPSELDEFSVDEYAPLNVTILSKQIYLVVFGNPVSETDEEASYDQKMFIIKYTDGNASFQETFDIIPPFGQILRLPYVYNVTLPDLIKPAENVNILASSCSSEVSIWDSNDVIEPSQDAERAVLPISEETDMDTNPIGVAVDITSSGTISEPCPGVDTIERLPLVYILNNEGNLQIVGLFHVASIKNGNYNIKLESEGSEMPASGSNLPFTAPLTLERNNTVEQEQEKEQEKEQSTSSPSDNPFISPNTSGFSFLKKEQPSTSNSLQSQNASAFSASSFGSSGFSFSSLSNPSVDSGTASNEQSATGTAFGKPAFGKPAFGTFTKEPSIPASAFGKPSFGSAAFGSEVTAAEPSASAPAFGKPSFGKPAFGAVASESSTSESAFGKSSFGTPAFGTTANEPSTSVSTFGKPTFSSSPFASITKESFDSGSAAAKPAVSALSAFSSKKNTEPSSTLFGVDLNTSKQTNTNAFSFGNSTLGSSGFSNALNSVDTGTNTISFGTPAFGSSGVSNFSNTDTHINFGTQSSPFSSQLGKTSPFSSLAKNSTEVETIEKGSASEVDDKNDNEYDDEHDNEDDDSSISDNDLTDTTVEQTPSRLAELTSNTNNGVVEDDRPESSIGRLTETIKKSANININDLENPVFENNVKAKSESPFSAFATNIKKPSSTTPAFSFGNSTLNNNSMFMAPSASKEVPSLSKEGTNHSESCEKEALTSKDQNTREENPFLPKGKESNKETSEEESSQEESDASSESNGVNSENTPEQVFSTYNQQKDERKNVIPQDENTIEKLETGSKDSNHVAKYGVNPKSTDEASDTDENIDQETQEGEQEDGNGSEEEFEPNRAVKEFQDHNSEEDAVSEQDAYQNNETEDSGEDNPSTSDREESISESYDKLEDINTDEFPRGGEAPPVNDEEHSADSSVQTSLEKNYVESGIQTDLSESSQENEVQTDVVPVKHHYTQTVEKEVVDNDIQTEPVETSNFSVQAFEGDENYLAEQYKPKPLMEYYTGAKVSNIPFLSQNSTLRLIESTFQMVEAEFSVLKENIQNMDSFFIDQSSTQLETRTIHSVNNMYTWRIPEAELLSNILNDVKSEHMQVTSANVKELEEKASSYIEKDIASVNDDLMDAKEQFLFLSHFNEASSEFVKDLSTHQFKMQTALRQKLSKVSAEINHVEEMLNILKLFSVKNKRLDENPLVAKLAKESFTRGGLLQEIKSLRDEVSRLQLKDESKETTSLESSSSLTKDINGSKVVEVGLTLNTKKQIGGFLKNLNLGKY
- the RHO3 gene encoding Rho family GTPase RHO3, yielding MTFLCGSASTSNKPIERKIVILGDGACGKTSLLNVFTRGYFPEVYEPTVFENYIHDIFVDSKHITLSLWDTAGQEEFDRLRSLSYSDTQCIMLCFSIDSRDSLENVQNKWVGEITDHCEGVKLVLVALKCDLRNNENESNAITPNNIQQQDINVSSGNNNNINSNSNAKNLISYEEGLAMAKKIGALRYLECSAKLNKGVNEAFTEAARVALTSGPVATEAKSDDGSGCTIM
- the HIS5 gene encoding histidinol-phosphate transaminase; protein product: MVFDLEKIVRPKIYNLEPYRCARDDFTEGILLDANENPHGPTQNELIKSNLHRYPDPHQLEFKTAMTKYRNKTSSYSNDPAVKPLTADNLCLGVGSDESIDAIIRACCVPGKEKILVLPPTYSMYSVCANINDIEVVQCPLVVSDNSFQMNVEGVLTILENDPLIKLVFATSPGNPTGAKIKTSLIEQVLQNWQNGLVIVDEAYIDFCGGSTAPLVTKYPNLVTLQTLSKSFGLAGIRLGMTYASKDLAKILNAMKAPYNISSLASEYALKAVQDHNLTKMEDTARSINEEKMRLLKALTALEYVDDQYVGGLDANFILLRINGGDNTLAKKLYYQLATQSGVVVRFRGNELGCTGCLRITVGTHDENTQLINSFKETLYKLANNN
- the PRM5 gene encoding pheromone-regulated protein PRM5, with product MAIITAVKRGLPKLTTSAASTTTATSVAAGTSTTATSVSSITSVASSNSSASLSSTSTSSSILSSITPPSKNGNPYIIGTSSVPSGTVFIIVGAIVGAIFLAILVWWTMVTYSSHRLTKSVQDYESKMFSPQNTQYYGDSPYQDSANDHYQDGVHDCDDITRDDSVKIGLISQNVNEKVTSPIDFERSLSGLVSNSNRNSLFISPTGDILNKTRLSKLYQESPRLIQKPFTMTSNSESSNSLVSTVSSSSVSSSDNTDEKKMAEDIKKPAKIAVSPHRTLQSSPGSDNSSKSSRSRGNLLSVEARRKVTPSTYLEDMLEGKET
- the RPI1 gene encoding Rpi1p, with protein sequence MYLEYLQPKFNVMDESNTRKKSFPGYSPNLTTPITSNFNEETGSDYSLITPRRISGSNSNSNSNSNSGSIDENEPTHSNSSSSSARQIRKKWKEPEDIAFITTIMNNSQLLTFVEYFKPMKNFWKKISKILFQQYGYERNSRQCHDRFKVLYSKSLKVHPSKKIKQKKKKSKQETDSNFNIDAPKLSRMQFLLLQLQNTFSFVNGNIILKSQKTLRPAKNTTNDNNNNVNNNRNNHINNNNNNNINNNNNNNSTNVLSTPEHIRSSMNIDKLESVPDLDAKVEPSFISPIQFSLLSSAPTDNLILQTPPSPFFQQTMPLQLPRDPQQQEQISSVLTTDMIYMWQTMFNTIENLKEQVNDLKNEVKQLNRKFYQQNKPLQNFSTSNSDSFMQQH